Within the Salinimonas marina genome, the region GAGCCCAGAAATGCGGCGGGGTCCAGGTAAAGACAATCAACACCAGCAATAATGCATGGGGATGAATGTCGCCGGTCACCGCGGTCCAGCCCAGTAACGGCGGGGCAGCACCGGCAAGCCCGCCGATCACAATGTTCTGGGGCGTAGCACGTTTTAAAAACATGGTGTAAACGCCGGCATAGCCCACCAGTGACGCCAGCGTCACCCAGGCGGTTAAGGTATTAACCAGCAGCATCAGACAGGCAAAGCCGGTGACCCCTAACGCCAGCGCAAACCACAGCGCCTGCCCTACCCCGACCTTACCTTTGGCCACCGGCCGGTTATAGGTGCGGGCCATGATGCTATCAATTTTGTGATCAACCACATGGTTAATTACCGCAGCGCTGCTAGCCAGCAAGCCGATACCCATCAAACCCGCGACCAGAATGTCTGCCGGTACCAGGCCCGGGGTGGCCAGACACATTCCCACTAAGGCGGTGAGCAACAATAGCATTACTACCTTGGGTTTGGTCATTTCATAAAAATGGCGCCAATTCAACGGGGCGTGAGCGGCCTCCTGGTCGTGTTCAGTCAACTCTGCAGATTTAGCCATGCGCTTTTTCCTTCAGGTGCGACAGCTGATAGGTTATCCACACCATAATCAGCAATAAACATGCTGCGACAAAGTTGTGCGCAACAGCAATGGTTAATGGCAGGCTCATAACCACATTACTGATACCCAGCATGACCTGGGCAATCAACACCAGAATAAGCGCCGCGCCGGCAGTGTTCATCAATTTTGATTGTAGCCGTAACAGCCCGATACCCAGCGCCAGTAAATACACAAATGTGACCAGGGCCCCTGCCCGATGCACAATATGCATGGTCATGCGCTCAGAGTATCCATGCACTCCGAATTCGTAGTTGTCTGCCACCGGCACGCTGTAAGCGCCGGGCATGTCGATTTGTGTCCACCACTGCCCTTCACACACCGGAAAGTTAGTACAGGCCAGCGCCGCATAGTTGGCTGAGGTCCAGCCGCCCAGAGCTATCTGACATCCTAAAATCAGTATGCCAAAGAACGCAAATCCCAGCATTCGACGCGCTGATTTTAGCTTGTCCTGACCCATCACCGGCTGCAGTCGCAGATACATTAAAAACAAACAGCACAATACGCCAAAACCACCTAATAAGTGCCCCATCACCACCACCGGCAACAGGTTCAGCGTGACGGTCCACATCCCCAGAGCCGCCTGAAAGACCACCAGGGCACACAAAAATAATGGTAATCCCATGGGCATCCGCGGATCCCGTCTGACTGCCGCCCGAATCGCAATAGCGAAAATGAGCAGGCCCAGGGTGCCGGCAAAATAACGGTGAATCATTTCGCTCCAGGCTTTACTTGCCTCCAGCGGGCGGTCGGGAAACGCCTGGTTTGCTGCGGCGACTTTATCGCTGGAAGCCGGTACAAATAGCTCTCCGTAACAGCCGGGCCAGTCAGGACAGCCAAGCCCGGCGTCGGTCAAACGGGTGTACGCCCCCAGCACAATAACGACCACCGCCAGCAACAAGCTACACAAGACAAGTTTTCTCATACCTGGACTCCTTTTCCGGGTTAGCCAATACGCGATAGTTTGAGCAGTTTACGAACATCCGCCAGAATGTCGCGGCTGCCCAGGATTGCCTGCTCCCGGCTGGCCGGAATCGCGTAGCGCAACATGGCATTGTTCATGGTATCCACCACCAGTACGGTATTGCTTTCGTTTTCGGGCAGGCTGGCTGAAGCCACTACTTCCAGGTTAGGTTGTTGCTGCAACTGCTCAATTTTGCTGGCATCGCTGGCGGCGGAATATAAAATAGTGGGCTGGGCCCGGTCCGTTGCCCGCCCCAATGCCAGCCATACCTGTTGGATACTGTAAATGGCGTTTTCGCAGGTGCTGTCACAATGAGCTGGCAAATGGTAGACCAACCGCCATTTACTTGGTTGGTCCTGCAAATACGAGGAATAGTCCACCACCGGCTGGATCAGCTGCCCCTTATTGGTCGCCCCCTGATTAAACCACTGATTATCCAGCGCCAGTTTGGCCAGCAGTACCGGTAAGACAAACACCGCCGCCACGGCCAGCATGGTCAGATGTTTATTTTTGTTTTGTTTGAACATGGGCGTTACCTCGCGAAAAAAATACTACACAGGCAATTACAGCAGCGGCTATTGCCAGACCAAACCACTGAATTGCATAACCAAGATGTTTCTCTGGAGACATCACCACCGGTTGCCAGTTACGCACAAACTGTGCATCTTCCGGGGTCTGAAGCTGTACCACGAAGGGTAAGAAAGCTTGTTTTGTCACTTGCTTTAAATGCGCTATATCTATTTGTTGTAGCAGCAGCTGGCCATCTTTCAGCCGGGTAGCCGTTTCGCGAATGACCGGGTTATCGGCGGGGATCCGGATGATTCCTTCGGCGTTGGTTAGTTGAGCAGGCAAGGTGACGGCCGGCAGGTGCTGACGTGACGAAGTTGCCGGCACCCAGCCAAAGTTGACCAGAACCTGCCCGGCGTCGGTGATGACCGCAGCCAGCACCTGATACCCTACCCGGCCATTTTCAATCCGGTTATCCAGGTAAACAATATAATCTGGCCGAACCCGTCCATTGACCGTTACCGGGTAGTCCTGGAGATCCGGATTGAGCGTATTCAGAGCCGCCAAAGAAAGAGGGCCATCGTGTTTTTTTTGCGCTATGCTAGCCAAACGCAAAGACTTTTCTTCCATACGCTCGAGCTGCCACATACCCAGCCGTACCATTATGGCAATGGCCAGCAGGGTCAGGCTTAGCCCGACCACCCAGCGCGGCTGACGCCAACGTGAAGAAAAACCAGACACCTTTCGGGAGACGCTATGCTGATTAAAATTATTGTGGTGGTGCTGTTGATTTATATGATTGTGAACCTGTTTCTGGCGATGCGGGTGATGATGAAAAACGATACGGCGGGCAAACCCATGAGCAAGTATATCGGCCGCCGGGTACTGACATCCGTGTGCATTGTGTTGCTCATCCTGTTGGCGATAGCTACCGGTCTGATTCATCCCAACCCCCGTCCCTATTAACGCCATAGGGCGTTAAAGGATATATACAAAAACAAACAGTATTACCCACACCACATCGACAAAATGCCAGTACCAGCTGCCCGCCTGAAAGGCAAAATGGTTATCGGGACTGAAATGGCCTTTCACTACCCGGCCAAACAGCACCATCAAAATAATGGTCCCCAGCGTTACATGCATGCCGTGAAAACCGGTGAGTAAGAAGAAGGTATTGCCATAAATACCGGATTGCAGGGTCAACCCAAGTTCCTGATAAGCATGAATGTATTCTTCTACCTGCAGCGTTAAGAACACACACCCTAGTAAAATGGTCAGACCTAACATCCAGGTCAGTTGTTTACGTTTGTTCTGTTCAAGCCCGGTATGAGCAAAATGCAGCGTCACCGATGACACCAGCAAAATCAGGGTATTGATGGCAGGTAAGCCGGTAGCTTCCATCTGTTGGGTGGTGGTGCCATTGGGGGTGGTCAACAGCGGCCACATGGCTTCAAATTGTGGCCACAGCACTGTGTTGGTCATTTCATTGTTGGAAGCGCCGCCCAACCAGGGAATAGAAATCATGCGGGCATAAAACAACGCACCGAAAAAAGCGGCAAAAAACATCACTTCGGAAAAAATAAACCAACTCATGCCCTGGCGGTATGAACGCCCCAGCTGAGCGCTGTAGAGGCCAGACATAGACTCGTCGATTTGGTTTTTGAACCAGCCCACCAGCATCACCAACAATGCAACCAGCCCACTGCCCAGAAGCAAGCTGCCATAGCCATCGGTGCCCTTACTGAACTCAATGACCACATTGCCCGCACCTACCGCGATCAGGAACAAGGCTACGGCCCCCACGATGGGCCAGGGACTTTGTGCCGGAACATAATATTTTTCATAAGGCTGTTGCATGACTTTCTCCTGTAGCCTTTAGGCGCGTTACACTATGGAGCGCCATCGGTACGTTTCAGATACGGGTTTTCACTAGCACCCAGTGTGTCGGCCCGGGCCGTCACGTCATATAATGTGTACTGCACGGTAAAATAA harbors:
- a CDS encoding COX15/CtaA family protein, with amino-acid sequence MRKLVLCSLLLAVVVIVLGAYTRLTDAGLGCPDWPGCYGELFVPASSDKVAAANQAFPDRPLEASKAWSEMIHRYFAGTLGLLIFAIAIRAAVRRDPRMPMGLPLFLCALVVFQAALGMWTVTLNLLPVVVMGHLLGGFGVLCCLFLMYLRLQPVMGQDKLKSARRMLGFAFFGILILGCQIALGGWTSANYAALACTNFPVCEGQWWTQIDMPGAYSVPVADNYEFGVHGYSERMTMHIVHRAGALVTFVYLLALGIGLLRLQSKLMNTAGAALILVLIAQVMLGISNVVMSLPLTIAVAHNFVAACLLLIMVWITYQLSHLKEKAHG
- a CDS encoding DUF2909 domain-containing protein — its product is MLIKIIVVVLLIYMIVNLFLAMRVMMKNDTAGKPMSKYIGRRVLTSVCIVLLILLAIATGLIHPNPRPY
- a CDS encoding cytochrome c oxidase subunit 3 codes for the protein MQQPYEKYYVPAQSPWPIVGAVALFLIAVGAGNVVIEFSKGTDGYGSLLLGSGLVALLVMLVGWFKNQIDESMSGLYSAQLGRSYRQGMSWFIFSEVMFFAAFFGALFYARMISIPWLGGASNNEMTNTVLWPQFEAMWPLLTTPNGTTTQQMEATGLPAINTLILLVSSVTLHFAHTGLEQNKRKQLTWMLGLTILLGCVFLTLQVEEYIHAYQELGLTLQSGIYGNTFFLLTGFHGMHVTLGTIILMVLFGRVVKGHFSPDNHFAFQAGSWYWHFVDVVWVILFVFVYIL
- a CDS encoding SURF1 family protein translates to MSGFSSRWRQPRWVVGLSLTLLAIAIMVRLGMWQLERMEEKSLRLASIAQKKHDGPLSLAALNTLNPDLQDYPVTVNGRVRPDYIVYLDNRIENGRVGYQVLAAVITDAGQVLVNFGWVPATSSRQHLPAVTLPAQLTNAEGIIRIPADNPVIRETATRLKDGQLLLQQIDIAHLKQVTKQAFLPFVVQLQTPEDAQFVRNWQPVVMSPEKHLGYAIQWFGLAIAAAVIACVVFFSRGNAHVQTKQK
- the cyoE gene encoding heme o synthase, translated to MAKSAELTEHDQEAAHAPLNWRHFYEMTKPKVVMLLLLTALVGMCLATPGLVPADILVAGLMGIGLLASSAAVINHVVDHKIDSIMARTYNRPVAKGKVGVGQALWFALALGVTGFACLMLLVNTLTAWVTLASLVGYAGVYTMFLKRATPQNIVIGGLAGAAPPLLGWTAVTGDIHPHALLLVLIVFTWTPPHFWALAIHRKKEYARADIPMLPVTHGEAFTKTWVLGYTALLMLVGFLPYLTGMSYLIYLVGSTLLNAGFVWYAWQLKFSDKPGWAMKTFRFSIVHLMVLFVVLLIDHYIPITL